Proteins encoded in a region of the Streptomyces akebiae genome:
- a CDS encoding bile acid:sodium symporter family protein — protein sequence MKDSALITAGLPVALAIIMFGLGLSLTTADFRRVARSPKAVGFALTVQIVVLPLVAFGLVKVFDVDPLLAVGVMLLAASPGGTTANLFSHLFRGDVAFNITLTAINSVLAAVTIPLVTNLAISHFDAEGDLGLQFGKVLQVIAIVLIPVGIGMLVRKRSADFAARADRPVRVFSIAVLVAVSLAALLGERENLADYLRQVGLVTGIFCLASLSIGYGGARALRLDEPQAVASAMEVGIHNTTVALTIALSILDSTEVAIPSAVYSVLMYVLATAFGYAITRTRSVNPSTVG from the coding sequence ATGAAGGATTCAGCGCTGATCACCGCCGGCTTGCCCGTCGCGCTCGCCATCATCATGTTCGGTCTCGGGCTCTCGCTCACCACGGCCGACTTCAGGCGGGTGGCCCGTTCGCCGAAAGCGGTGGGGTTCGCGCTGACCGTGCAGATCGTGGTGCTGCCGCTGGTCGCCTTCGGGCTGGTCAAGGTCTTCGACGTGGACCCGCTGCTCGCCGTGGGCGTGATGCTGCTGGCCGCGTCCCCGGGCGGTACCACCGCCAATCTCTTCAGCCACCTGTTCCGCGGGGATGTGGCGTTCAACATCACCCTCACCGCGATCAATTCCGTGCTCGCGGCCGTCACCATTCCCCTCGTCACCAACCTGGCCATCAGCCACTTCGACGCCGAGGGCGACCTGGGACTGCAATTCGGCAAGGTGTTGCAGGTGATCGCCATCGTGCTCATCCCGGTCGGGATCGGCATGCTCGTCCGGAAGCGGTCCGCCGACTTTGCCGCCCGCGCGGACCGTCCGGTCCGGGTGTTCTCCATCGCCGTCCTGGTCGCCGTGTCCCTGGCGGCGCTGCTGGGAGAGCGGGAGAACCTCGCGGACTACCTTCGCCAGGTCGGCCTGGTCACCGGCATCTTCTGCCTCGCGAGCCTCAGCATCGGCTACGGCGGTGCCAGAGCCCTTCGCCTCGATGAGCCTCAGGCCGTCGCCAGCGCCATGGAGGTGGGGATCCACAACACCACCGTGGCCCTCACCATCGCACTGAGCATCCTCGACAGCACCGAGGTCGCCATTCCCAGTGCCGTCTACTCGGTTCTGATGTACGTCCTGGCAACTGCTTTCGGCTACGCCATCACCCGGACTCGCTCAGTGAATCCCTCGACGGTGGGCTGA
- the helR gene encoding RNA polymerase recycling motor ATPase HelR: MNPPTIPTNPSAFRLPDRLAAKADPSLISTDERHFAALATCLAQSIAEASAQLDAERRAPGGLGRHAMDRDTEIHRLTARLRTLRRFGLDLCLGHMVTEDAPETPVYIGRLGLTDSTTGRRLLIDWRSPAAEPFFGATHANPMGLTSRRRYRWTDGRVSDYWDEIFSSSALDSRTDHHHTAALDDQSAFIASLGTNRSERMRDVLGTIQADQDAVIRASSRGALVVDGGPGTGKTVVALHRSAYLLHSDPRLGHRRGGVLFVGPHRPYLSYVADVLPSLGEEGVQTCILRDLVEEGAAAGVEPDPEVARLKSSAALVGGIEKAVRFYEEPPTEGMTVTTPWSDIRLSPADWTAAFDAAEPGTPHNEARHQVWEELLTILTDRHEAQTAADPAGDAESEAAVPPALLRRALLQNRDLVTTFNRAWPLLEAADLVGDLWSVPAYLRLCAPWLTRDEVRRLQRDDPQAWTTSDLPLLDAARQRLGDPETARRKRRHAATLAAQRERMTQVVDNLIEAVSNSGADGDDGEGLVTMLRGEDAQVSLVDDAELHTADPDLLAGPFAHIVVDEAQELTDAEWQMLLQRCPSRSFTIVGDRAQARHGFTESWEDRLKRVGLDRITQSSLTINYRTPEEIMTEAEPVIRAALPDANVPTSIRSNGIPVERILTSDLTSDLASNLTSDLASNLTSDLTSDLPSDLNTALNTALSTTLGTWLSTTTDGTACVITAPSSATRVPPTPRVRHLTPELSKGLEFDLVVLIDPETFGEGIEGAVDHYVAMTRATQRLVILTTTS; encoded by the coding sequence ATGAACCCCCCGACCATCCCCACCAACCCCAGCGCGTTCCGCCTCCCCGACCGACTAGCCGCGAAAGCCGACCCCTCCCTCATCTCGACCGACGAGCGGCACTTCGCGGCCCTCGCCACCTGCCTCGCCCAGTCGATCGCCGAGGCCTCCGCGCAGCTCGACGCCGAACGGCGGGCCCCCGGCGGCCTGGGCCGGCACGCCATGGACCGCGACACGGAGATCCACCGCCTGACCGCCCGTCTGCGCACCCTGCGCCGCTTCGGCCTGGACCTGTGCCTCGGCCACATGGTGACCGAGGACGCCCCGGAGACCCCCGTCTACATCGGCCGCCTGGGCCTCACCGACAGCACCACGGGCCGCCGCCTGCTGATCGACTGGCGCTCCCCCGCCGCCGAGCCCTTCTTCGGCGCGACGCACGCCAACCCGATGGGCCTCACCAGCCGCCGCCGCTACCGCTGGACCGACGGCCGTGTCAGCGACTACTGGGACGAGATCTTCTCCTCCTCCGCACTCGACAGCCGCACCGACCACCACCACACCGCCGCCCTCGACGACCAGTCCGCGTTCATCGCCAGCCTGGGCACCAACAGGTCCGAGCGCATGCGGGACGTGCTCGGCACCATCCAGGCCGACCAGGACGCCGTCATCCGCGCGAGTTCCCGGGGCGCGCTGGTCGTGGACGGCGGCCCCGGCACCGGCAAGACGGTCGTCGCCCTGCACCGCTCCGCCTACCTCCTCCACTCCGACCCCCGTCTGGGCCACCGCCGGGGCGGCGTCCTCTTCGTCGGCCCCCACCGCCCGTACCTCTCCTACGTCGCCGACGTCCTGCCCAGCCTCGGCGAGGAGGGCGTGCAGACGTGCATCCTGCGGGACCTGGTCGAGGAGGGGGCGGCGGCCGGTGTCGAGCCCGACCCGGAGGTGGCGCGTCTGAAGTCGTCGGCGGCGCTGGTGGGCGGCATCGAGAAGGCCGTCCGCTTCTACGAGGAACCGCCCACCGAGGGCATGACGGTCACGACACCCTGGTCCGACATCCGGCTGAGCCCCGCCGACTGGACCGCGGCCTTCGACGCGGCGGAACCGGGCACCCCGCACAACGAGGCCCGCCACCAGGTCTGGGAGGAACTGCTCACCATCCTGACCGACAGGCACGAGGCGCAAACCGCCGCCGATCCCGCCGGGGATGCCGAGTCCGAGGCGGCCGTACCACCCGCCCTCCTGCGCAGGGCCCTCCTCCAGAACAGGGACCTGGTCACGACCTTCAACCGGGCCTGGCCGCTTCTGGAGGCGGCGGACCTGGTGGGGGACCTGTGGTCGGTACCGGCGTACCTGCGGCTGTGCGCCCCCTGGCTGACCCGTGACGAAGTGCGGCGCCTCCAGCGCGACGACCCCCAGGCCTGGACGACCTCCGACCTCCCCCTCCTCGACGCCGCCCGTCAACGCCTGGGCGACCCGGAGACGGCCCGCCGCAAACGCCGCCACGCGGCCACCCTCGCCGCCCAGCGCGAGCGCATGACCCAGGTCGTGGACAACCTGATCGAGGCGGTGTCCAACTCCGGCGCCGACGGCGACGACGGCGAAGGCCTGGTGACGATGCTGCGCGGCGAGGACGCCCAGGTGAGCCTGGTCGACGACGCCGAACTCCACACCGCCGACCCGGACCTGCTGGCGGGCCCCTTCGCCCACATCGTCGTGGACGAGGCGCAGGAACTGACCGACGCGGAATGGCAGATGCTGCTGCAGCGCTGCCCGTCCCGCAGTTTCACGATCGTCGGGGACCGCGCCCAGGCCAGGCACGGCTTCACGGAGTCCTGGGAGGACCGTCTGAAGAGGGTGGGCCTGGACCGCATCACGCAGTCCTCCCTCACCATCAACTACCGCACCCCGGAAGAGATCATGACGGAGGCGGAACCGGTGATCCGGGCCGCCCTCCCCGACGCGAACGTCCCGACGTCCATCCGCAGCAACGGCATCCCGGTCGAACGCATCCTGACGTCGGACCTGACCTCGGACCTGGCGTCGAACCTGACCTCGGACCTGGCGTCGAACCTGACCTCGGACCTGACATCAGACCTGCCCTCGGACCTGAACACCGCCCTGAACACCGCCCTGAGCACGACCCTGGGCACCTGGCTGTCCACCACCACCGACGGAACCGCGTGCGTGATCACCGCGCCGAGCTCCGCGACGCGCGTCCCCCCGACCCCCCGAGTCCGCCACCTCACCCCCGAACTGTCGAAGGGCCTCGAATTCGACCTCGTGGTCCTCATCGACCCGGAAACCTTCGGTGAGGGCATCGAGGGAGCGGTGGACCACTACGTGGCGATGACCCGGGCGACCCAACGACTGGTGATCCTCACGACCACCTCCTGA
- a CDS encoding DinB family protein — protein sequence MSPSLERPPLQADERTALIGWLDLQRQILRWKCEGLSEADAHRSVIPTSPAMTMAGIISHMRWVEHTWLEVLFLGGDKTQNPSLVAMGEDSDWRTDGISLKQLLAEYEAQCVRSNEIVAEASLDDVGRHPDFRAGNANLRWMLIHLVEETGRHAGHADIVRELLDGTKGYY from the coding sequence ATGTCACCCTCACTTGAGCGTCCCCCTTTGCAGGCCGACGAACGCACCGCGCTCATCGGTTGGTTGGATCTGCAACGACAGATCTTGAGATGGAAATGCGAGGGCCTGAGCGAGGCTGACGCGCACCGCTCCGTCATCCCGACCTCGCCGGCGATGACGATGGCCGGGATCATCAGCCATATGCGGTGGGTCGAGCACACCTGGCTGGAGGTGCTGTTCCTGGGCGGCGACAAGACGCAGAATCCGTCCTTGGTCGCGATGGGCGAGGACTCGGACTGGCGTACCGACGGCATCTCGCTGAAGCAGCTGCTCGCGGAGTACGAGGCCCAGTGCGTCCGAAGCAACGAGATTGTGGCCGAGGCATCACTGGACGACGTCGGCCGCCACCCCGACTTCCGCGCAGGCAACGCCAACCTTCGCTGGATGCTCATCCATCTCGTCGAAGAGACCGGACGGCACGCGGGGCACGCGGACATCGTGAGAGAGCTGCTCGACGGAACAAAGGGGTACTACTAG
- a CDS encoding YciI family protein, with translation MAKYLLLKHYRGAPAPVNDVPMDQWSPDEISAHMQYMNDFAARLEKTGEFVDGQALAPEGAWVRYDGEGRPPVTDGPFAETKDLIAGWMIIDVDSYERAVELAGELSAAPGAGGKPIHEWLEVRPFYGVQPTITE, from the coding sequence ATGGCCAAGTACCTGCTGCTGAAGCACTACCGAGGCGCCCCGGCCCCGGTCAACGACGTGCCGATGGACCAGTGGAGCCCCGATGAGATCTCGGCGCACATGCAGTACATGAACGACTTCGCCGCCCGGCTGGAGAAGACCGGCGAGTTCGTCGACGGCCAGGCGCTCGCGCCTGAGGGGGCGTGGGTCCGCTACGACGGTGAGGGGCGCCCGCCGGTCACCGACGGCCCGTTCGCCGAGACCAAGGACCTGATCGCCGGCTGGATGATCATCGACGTCGACAGCTACGAGCGTGCCGTCGAGCTGGCCGGGGAGCTGTCGGCCGCCCCCGGTGCGGGCGGCAAGCCGATCCACGAGTGGCTGGAGGTGCGCCCGTTCTACGGCGTGCAGCCCACCATCACGGAGTGA
- a CDS encoding helix-turn-helix domain-containing protein: protein MSVRDDAEEFAALLRQLKDRTGRSYGSLARELDMNASTLHRYCAGEGVPQDFAPVERLAGFCGATPQERLELHRLWLSAVAARQRVRTAGSPEAAIPAPAPDMERSKGRDTEADGDGDGERERDGEGERDGDGGRDRDGGRDRDSRYGDRSGSARRRRRILASTTAAAACALLVIITVAGLSALSGGHSSGTDASRSVRPGGTAGTTAAGSPGRSAQPSATQPSATEPAADPPLTWSVDPLVWDKGCDHDYVIDKPVAQVPPPPLPQDVEVWAATQGAVHGRQTKVQISVQGRSSTAVVLKAIHVRVVSRGTPADGNAHSMGQGCGSDLTPRRFTVNLDEDRPVAQPKDGANGADGGHIIPAVRFPYRVSAEDPEVLEVHATTQTYDARWYLELDWSSQGRTGTIRIDDDGRPFHTTGIKGMPHYWYGTNDAGERAWVPLDS from the coding sequence ATGTCGGTTCGGGACGATGCCGAGGAGTTCGCGGCGTTGCTGCGTCAGCTCAAGGACCGCACCGGCCGGAGTTACGGCTCCCTCGCCCGCGAGCTCGACATGAACGCCTCCACACTGCACCGGTACTGCGCGGGCGAGGGCGTGCCGCAGGACTTCGCGCCCGTCGAGCGGCTCGCGGGCTTCTGCGGGGCGACACCTCAGGAGCGGCTCGAACTGCACCGACTGTGGCTGTCGGCGGTGGCGGCCCGGCAGCGGGTGCGTACGGCCGGCTCGCCGGAGGCAGCAATTCCGGCACCCGCACCGGACATGGAGAGGAGTAAAGGCAGGGACACGGAGGCAGACGGGGACGGGGACGGGGAGAGGGAGAGGGACGGGGAGGGGGAGAGGGACGGGGACGGCGGCAGGGACCGGGACGGCGGCAGGGACCGGGACAGCCGATACGGCGACCGTTCGGGCTCCGCACGCCGCCGTCGACGGATCCTCGCGTCCACCACCGCCGCCGCTGCCTGTGCCCTGCTCGTCATCATCACCGTCGCGGGTCTGTCCGCCCTCTCCGGCGGCCACTCCTCCGGGACGGACGCGTCCCGCTCCGTGCGCCCCGGGGGCACCGCCGGGACGACCGCCGCCGGCTCACCCGGCCGCTCGGCGCAGCCTTCGGCCACGCAGCCGTCGGCCACCGAGCCCGCCGCCGACCCGCCCCTCACCTGGAGCGTCGACCCCCTGGTCTGGGACAAGGGCTGCGACCACGACTACGTCATCGACAAGCCGGTCGCGCAGGTGCCTCCGCCGCCGCTCCCGCAGGACGTCGAGGTGTGGGCCGCGACGCAGGGCGCGGTGCACGGGCGGCAGACGAAGGTGCAGATCTCCGTGCAGGGGCGGTCGTCCACGGCCGTGGTCCTGAAGGCGATCCACGTCAGGGTCGTCAGCCGCGGCACTCCCGCCGACGGCAACGCCCACTCCATGGGCCAGGGCTGCGGCAGCGACCTCACCCCCCGTCGCTTCACCGTGAACCTCGACGAGGACCGGCCCGTCGCCCAGCCGAAGGACGGCGCGAACGGTGCCGACGGCGGGCACATCATCCCGGCCGTGCGCTTCCCGTACCGTGTCTCCGCCGAGGATCCGGAGGTGCTGGAGGTCCACGCGACGACACAGACCTACGACGCCCGCTGGTACCTCGAACTCGACTGGTCCTCCCAGGGCCGCACCGGCACGATCCGCATCGACGACGACGGCCGCCCGTTCCACACCACCGGCATCAAGGGCATGCCGCACTACTGGTACGGCACGAACGACGCGGGAGAGCGAGCCTGGGTCCCGCTCGACAGCTAG
- a CDS encoding VOC family protein: MVSRLNPYLSFDGDARQAMEFYKEVFGGELTLHTFGNFGQPGAPESDKIMHGMLEAPNGFTLMGADTPPGMEYQPGGGFSVSLSGEDDTELRGYWEKLSAGGTVSVPLDKQMWGDVFGMCTDRFGVPWMVNISEPQG, from the coding sequence ATGGTCTCGCGGCTCAACCCGTACCTCAGTTTCGACGGCGACGCCCGGCAGGCGATGGAGTTCTACAAGGAGGTCTTCGGCGGCGAGCTGACGCTGCACACCTTCGGCAACTTCGGCCAGCCCGGCGCCCCGGAGTCCGACAAGATCATGCACGGCATGCTGGAGGCACCGAACGGCTTCACCCTCATGGGCGCCGACACCCCGCCCGGCATGGAGTACCAGCCCGGCGGCGGCTTCTCCGTGAGCCTCAGCGGCGAGGACGACACCGAACTGCGGGGCTACTGGGAGAAGCTCTCCGCGGGCGGCACCGTCTCCGTCCCGCTCGACAAGCAGATGTGGGGCGACGTCTTCGGCATGTGCACGGACCGCTTCGGCGTCCCGTGGATGGTCAACATCAGCGAGCCGCAGGGCTGA
- a CDS encoding glycosyltransferase, whose product MRVLLANYDSRGGVEPLVGLAVRLRELDAEVRVCAPPDEEFARRLAGVGVPLVPFGRPVRALMTAAAPPTPGGVPRRAAELLAEFDTVAEAAEGCDVLVATGLLPAAACVRSVADKLGIPYVYASFQSVSLPSPHHPPMARPGRPLPTDTTDNRALWDFDARSANDLFGDVINTHRTSVGLPPVADVRDHVFTDRPWLATDPVLDPWRSPSEVEVAGEGVRREPPEVEAAAEGVRREPPEVEAAAEGVRREPPSFGLGVDGVVQTGTWIVPDERPLAAELVAFLDAGAPPVYVGFGSIAIGGSEDVARACVEAIRAHGRRVILSRGWAELAVLDDRDDCFVVGEANHHALFRRVAAVVHHGGAGTTTTATWAGAPQVVVPQGADQPYFAGRVADLGIGVAHDGPTPTFESLSAALKPALAPETAARAAEVAGMVLPDGATRAARLLLDTYGRERRGSAAPA is encoded by the coding sequence ATGCGTGTGCTGTTGGCGAACTACGACTCGCGCGGGGGCGTCGAGCCGCTGGTGGGACTCGCGGTCCGGCTGCGTGAACTCGACGCGGAGGTGCGGGTGTGCGCGCCGCCGGACGAGGAGTTCGCGCGGCGGCTGGCAGGTGTCGGCGTACCGCTGGTGCCGTTCGGCCGCCCCGTACGTGCGCTGATGACCGCGGCGGCGCCGCCGACGCCGGGCGGCGTGCCCCGGCGTGCGGCCGAGTTGCTCGCGGAGTTCGACACGGTCGCCGAGGCGGCCGAAGGCTGTGACGTCCTGGTGGCGACGGGGCTGCTCCCGGCCGCGGCCTGTGTGCGGTCGGTGGCCGACAAGCTGGGCATTCCGTACGTGTACGCGAGCTTCCAGTCCGTCTCCTTGCCGTCGCCCCACCATCCGCCGATGGCCCGGCCGGGGCGGCCGTTGCCGACGGACACGACCGACAACCGCGCCCTCTGGGACTTCGACGCCCGGAGCGCGAACGACCTGTTCGGTGACGTGATCAACACCCACCGGACGTCGGTCGGCCTGCCACCGGTGGCCGACGTCCGCGACCACGTCTTCACCGACCGGCCGTGGCTGGCGACGGATCCGGTGCTGGATCCATGGAGGTCGCCGTCGGAGGTCGAGGTCGCGGGGGAGGGCGTACGACGCGAACCGCCGGAGGTCGAGGCCGCCGCAGAGGGCGTACGACGCGAACCGCCGGAGGTCGAGGCCGCCGCAGAGGGCGTACGACGCGAACCGCCGTCCTTCGGCCTCGGCGTCGACGGCGTCGTGCAGACCGGCACATGGATCGTGCCGGACGAGAGACCGCTCGCGGCCGAGCTGGTGGCGTTCCTGGACGCGGGCGCGCCGCCCGTGTACGTCGGCTTCGGCAGCATCGCCATCGGCGGCTCGGAGGATGTCGCCCGAGCCTGCGTCGAGGCGATCCGCGCGCACGGTCGCCGCGTGATCCTCTCCCGGGGCTGGGCGGAACTGGCCGTCCTCGACGACCGGGACGACTGCTTCGTCGTCGGCGAGGCCAACCACCACGCGCTGTTCCGCCGCGTCGCCGCCGTCGTCCACCACGGGGGCGCGGGTACGACGACGACGGCGACCTGGGCGGGCGCGCCCCAGGTGGTGGTGCCCCAGGGCGCGGACCAGCCGTACTTCGCGGGCCGGGTGGCCGACCTGGGCATCGGCGTGGCCCACGACGGCCCGACCCCGACGTTCGAGTCCCTGTCGGCGGCACTGAAGCCGGCCCTGGCGCCGGAGACGGCGGCGCGGGCGGCCGAGGTGGCCGGGATGGTCCTGCCGGACGGGGCGACGCGGGCGGCGCGGCTGCTGCTCGACACGTACGGAAGGGAGCGGCGGGGGTCGGCGGCGCCGGCGTGA
- a CDS encoding carbohydrate-binding protein codes for MASASLVAGLLVALSGTAAQAATTRYEAETAPAVCTGTIDSDWTGYSGSGFCNGTNAAGAYAQFTVSAPASGTATLSVRFANGTTAARAASVTVNGTTAATTSFETTGTWTAWTTKTLTVPVTSGSNVIRINPTAATGLPNIDYLDANVPDGGNTTPPPSSSALYVSPTGTDSAAGTVSAPTTLTSAISRITAGGTIYLRGGTYAQASTVTIPVGSSGTSAARTTLTAYPGETPVLNFSAQSESSSNRGLQLNASYWHVKGLVVERAGDNGIYVGGSNNVVERTVTRFNRDTGLQLGRISSTSPSSEWPANNLILSAESHDNADSDGEDADGFAAKLTTGSGNVFRYAVAHNNIDDGWDLYTKPDTGPIGPVTIEDSLAYENGTLSDGSQAGNGDRNGYKLGGDDIAVNHIVRRSIAYDNGKHGFTWNSNPGTMAVSGNVSIDNTERNFNFDGGTSVFRDNTSCRSGSGTNDRIIGSSDSSNQFWSGTNGSRCSAYSGGLHWSFGSDGKLNVTFG; via the coding sequence ATGGCGAGCGCAAGCCTGGTGGCAGGGCTGCTGGTCGCGCTGTCCGGTACGGCGGCGCAGGCCGCGACCACCCGGTACGAGGCCGAGACGGCACCCGCCGTCTGCACCGGGACGATCGACTCCGACTGGACCGGATACTCGGGCAGCGGATTCTGCAACGGCACCAACGCCGCCGGCGCCTACGCACAGTTCACCGTGTCCGCACCCGCATCGGGCACGGCGACCCTGTCCGTCCGGTTCGCCAACGGCACCACGGCCGCGCGGGCCGCGAGCGTCACCGTGAACGGAACGACCGCCGCGACCACGTCCTTCGAGACCACCGGCACCTGGACGGCGTGGACCACCAAGACGTTGACCGTGCCGGTCACGTCGGGCAGCAACGTCATCCGGATCAACCCCACTGCCGCCACCGGGCTCCCCAACATCGACTACCTCGACGCCAACGTGCCCGACGGCGGCAACACCACCCCGCCGCCGTCGAGTTCCGCCCTCTACGTCTCGCCGACCGGGACCGACAGCGCGGCCGGCACCGTCTCGGCCCCCACCACCCTCACCTCGGCCATCAGCCGGATCACGGCCGGCGGGACGATCTACCTGCGCGGCGGCACGTACGCCCAGGCGTCGACCGTCACGATCCCGGTCGGCAGCTCCGGGACCTCCGCCGCCCGTACGACCCTGACCGCCTACCCGGGCGAGACGCCGGTCCTCAACTTCTCCGCGCAGAGCGAGAGTTCGTCGAACCGAGGGCTGCAGCTCAACGCCTCGTACTGGCACGTCAAGGGCCTCGTCGTCGAGCGGGCCGGGGACAACGGCATCTACGTCGGCGGCAGCAACAACGTCGTCGAGCGCACGGTGACCCGCTTCAACCGTGACACGGGGCTCCAGCTCGGCCGTATCTCCTCCACCTCGCCCAGCAGCGAGTGGCCCGCCAACAACCTCATCCTGAGCGCCGAGTCGCACGACAACGCCGACTCCGACGGCGAGGACGCGGACGGGTTCGCGGCGAAGCTGACGACCGGGTCCGGGAACGTGTTCCGGTACGCCGTCGCCCACAACAACATCGACGACGGCTGGGACCTCTACACCAAGCCGGACACCGGACCCATCGGCCCGGTGACCATCGAGGACTCCCTCGCCTACGAGAACGGCACGCTCAGCGACGGCTCGCAGGCCGGCAACGGCGACCGCAACGGCTACAAGCTCGGCGGCGACGACATCGCCGTGAACCACATCGTCCGGCGCAGCATCGCCTACGACAACGGCAAGCACGGTTTCACGTGGAACAGCAACCCGGGCACCATGGCGGTCTCCGGCAACGTGAGCATCGACAACACCGAGCGGAACTTCAACTTCGACGGCGGTACATCTGTGTTCCGCGACAACACCTCCTGCCGTAGCGGGAGCGGGACGAACGACCGGATCATCGGCAGCTCCGACAGCTCCAACCAGTTCTGGTCCGGGACGAACGGGTCCCGGTGCTCTGCGTACTCCGGCGGGCTGCACTGGTCCTTCGGCAGCGACGGCAAGTTGAACGTCACCTTCGGCTGA
- a CDS encoding RNA polymerase sigma factor, with translation MDEVLLRSLTPSVLTVLVRRGADFAAAEDAVQDALVEALRVWPADPPRDPKGWLVTVAWRKFLDAARADAARRRREDRVEEEPVAGPAPAVDDTLQLYFLCAHPSLTPASAVALTLRAVGGLTTRQIAEAYLVPEATMAQRISRAKRTVSGVRLDRPADVATVLRVLYLVFNEGYSGDVDLAAEAIRLTRQLAAAIDHPEVAGLLALMLLHHARRAARTAPDGSLVPLAEQDRGRWDTRLIADGVRILQAALARDRLGEFQAQAAIAALHADAPTADETDWVQIVEWYDELARLTDNPIVRLNRAVAVGEADGPRAGLAALAELDDSLPRHTAVAAHLHERDGDLAKAARLYTEAADKAPNLAERAHLTRQAARLNARR, from the coding sequence ATGGACGAGGTCCTGCTCAGGAGCCTCACGCCCAGCGTGCTCACCGTCCTCGTCCGCCGCGGAGCCGACTTCGCGGCGGCCGAGGACGCCGTGCAGGACGCGCTGGTCGAGGCGCTCCGCGTCTGGCCGGCCGACCCGCCGCGGGATCCCAAGGGCTGGCTGGTCACCGTGGCCTGGCGCAAGTTCCTCGACGCGGCCCGCGCCGACGCCGCCCGCCGTCGGCGTGAGGACCGCGTCGAGGAGGAGCCGGTGGCCGGGCCCGCGCCCGCCGTGGACGACACGCTCCAGCTCTACTTCCTGTGCGCCCACCCGTCGCTCACCCCCGCGTCGGCGGTCGCGCTCACCCTGCGCGCCGTCGGCGGGCTCACCACCCGGCAGATCGCCGAGGCCTACCTCGTGCCCGAGGCGACCATGGCGCAGCGCATCAGTCGGGCGAAGCGGACTGTCTCCGGCGTGCGCCTCGACCGGCCGGCCGACGTCGCCACCGTGCTGCGCGTGCTCTACCTCGTCTTCAACGAGGGCTACTCCGGCGACGTCGACCTCGCGGCCGAGGCCATCCGGCTCACCCGGCAGCTCGCGGCCGCGATCGACCATCCCGAGGTGGCCGGGCTACTCGCCCTCATGCTGCTCCACCACGCCCGGCGCGCCGCCCGGACCGCGCCCGACGGCAGCCTGGTGCCGCTCGCCGAACAGGACCGCGGCCGGTGGGACACGCGTCTCATCGCCGACGGCGTGCGGATCCTTCAGGCGGCCCTCGCGCGCGACCGGCTCGGCGAGTTCCAGGCCCAGGCCGCCATCGCCGCTCTCCACGCCGACGCGCCCACCGCCGACGAGACCGACTGGGTGCAGATCGTCGAGTGGTACGACGAGCTGGCCCGTCTGACCGACAACCCCATCGTCCGGCTCAACCGCGCGGTCGCCGTCGGCGAGGCCGACGGACCCCGCGCCGGTCTGGCCGCGCTCGCCGAACTGGACGACTCCCTGCCCCGCCACACCGCGGTCGCGGCCCACCTCCACGAGCGTGACGGCGACCTGGCCAAAGCCGCACGGCTCTACACCGAGGCCGCCGACAAGGCCCCCAACCTCGCCGAACGCGCCCACCTCACCCGCCAGGCCGCCCGGCTCAACGCCCGCCGGTAA